The Streptomyces sp. NBC_00670 genome window below encodes:
- a CDS encoding phage tail protein: MRGSVDGLGSSAPLGLNLPAVFADDDLAQRFVAGLDEVLAPILNVLDCLDAYFDPALAPVDFVGWLAGWVGAETDGTDPGRPQPEPRLRAAVAAAAYLHRVRGTRRGLAEAVRLAFGAEPEITESGAAAWSARPLGPVPGAPRPRLHVHLRLPDPTPADAHRLDALVAATRPAHMPYTVQVTAAERKPEK, encoded by the coding sequence ATGAGGGGGTCCGTCGACGGGCTCGGGTCGTCCGCTCCGCTGGGGCTCAACCTGCCCGCCGTCTTCGCCGACGACGACCTCGCCCAGCGCTTCGTCGCCGGCCTCGACGAAGTCCTCGCCCCGATCCTCAACGTCCTCGACTGCCTCGACGCCTACTTCGACCCGGCCCTCGCCCCCGTGGACTTCGTCGGCTGGCTCGCCGGCTGGGTCGGCGCCGAGACCGACGGCACCGACCCCGGCCGTCCCCAGCCGGAACCCCGGCTGCGCGCGGCCGTCGCCGCCGCCGCGTACCTGCACCGCGTCCGCGGCACCCGGCGCGGCCTCGCCGAAGCCGTCCGGCTCGCGTTCGGTGCCGAGCCGGAGATCACCGAGAGCGGCGCCGCCGCGTGGAGCGCCCGCCCCCTCGGCCCCGTCCCCGGCGCCCCCCGCCCCCGGCTCCACGTCCACCTGCGGCTGCCGGATCCCACCCCCGCGGACGCGCACCGCCTCGACGCCCTCGTCGCGGCCACGCGCCCCGCCCACATGCCCTACACGGTTCAGGTGACCGCCGCCGAAAGGAAACCGGAGAAATGA
- a CDS encoding DUF4142 domain-containing protein: MGISRSAAGTLFVGGALALTMAAIAYPTMLGFQTTASQSSRVIANPPSGPLTEADRDFVVKVRAAGLWELPAGELALQKGTTEAVRTAGQHLVNGHATLDEADRRVAQQLNIALPNQASPQQQGFVATLKSDKGKQFDSDLANILRVTHGQIFSTIAKIRANTENTLVRQLANQANITVLDHITILEATGLVNFNQVLFQETTPPKLSQDQLTPPPAQPGTAVQPLTPPPNFTPPATVIPATPGAGNVTKPAG, translated from the coding sequence ATGGGCATTTCACGTAGCGCGGCGGGAACCCTCTTCGTCGGAGGTGCCCTCGCCCTCACCATGGCGGCGATCGCCTACCCCACCATGCTGGGGTTCCAGACGACGGCCTCCCAGTCGAGCCGCGTGATCGCCAACCCCCCCAGCGGGCCGCTGACCGAGGCCGACCGGGACTTCGTGGTGAAGGTGCGCGCGGCCGGGCTGTGGGAACTGCCCGCCGGTGAACTCGCCCTGCAGAAGGGCACCACCGAGGCCGTACGGACCGCCGGTCAGCACCTGGTCAACGGGCACGCCACCCTCGACGAGGCCGACCGCCGGGTCGCCCAGCAGCTGAACATCGCGCTGCCCAACCAGGCCAGTCCGCAGCAGCAGGGCTTCGTGGCGACGCTCAAGTCCGACAAGGGCAAGCAGTTCGACTCCGACCTCGCCAACATCCTGCGGGTCACCCACGGGCAGATCTTCTCGACCATCGCCAAGATCCGGGCCAACACCGAGAACACGCTGGTCCGTCAGCTCGCCAACCAGGCCAACATCACCGTCCTGGACCACATCACGATTCTCGAGGCGACGGGGCTGGTCAACTTCAACCAGGTGCTGTTCCAGGAGACGACGCCGCCGAAGCTCTCCCAGGACCAGCTCACCCCGCCGCCCGCGCAGCCGGGCACGGCCGTGCAGCCGCTGACGCCGCCGCCGAATTTCACTCCCCCGGCCACGGTCATCCCGGCGACCCCGGGCGCCGGGAACGTCACCAAGCCGGCGGGCTGA
- a CDS encoding putative baseplate assembly protein, with protein sequence MPLPSPNLDDRRFQQFVDDAKRYIQQRAPEWTDHNVSDPGVTLVETVAHMADQIVYRLNRVPEKNHLAFLDLVGITLFPPSAARTDVTFWLSAPQEEAVSVPAGTEVATPRTESEDAVVFAVERDLRIVPSALRHLVVQHSGETVTDHTHDLAEGTDIGCFAESPRPGDCMLVGLTAAAPHCAVVLELDSRVDGVGVDPRQPPLVWEAWSEDGWQPCEVDRDGTGGLNRPGEVVLHVPGSHVLSRTGGHEAGWLRCRVTEPLPDQPFYTTSPTVRSVEACTIGGTTGAVHAETVHDEALGESTGLPGQRLRLAHAPVVGDTPPVLVQSAEHDGWVDWEVVPHFAASRPDDRHLTLDATTGEIAFGPSVREADGSLRQYGMVAPKGAVLRARRYRIGGGRAGNVARGAVRVLRTSIPFVSEVVNREAARGGVDGETVEEAKVRAPITLRAQERAVTLRDYEELARRAAPETARITCLEGEESDYGSYAIRVLVVPQAVPDPGGRLRFEQLVPGDALLSRITRHLDERRLIGTRLAVGPPFYQGVTVVATVHTFRGVDTDRVRRQAHDALYRHLDPLTGGADGKGWPFGRPVQSGEIFAVLQRVPGVELVDEVTLHPADPLTGKRGDPTDRIDLSRPSLVFSYDHRVRVIGDAS encoded by the coding sequence ATGCCCCTGCCCTCCCCCAACCTGGACGACCGCCGCTTCCAGCAGTTCGTCGACGACGCCAAGCGCTACATCCAGCAGCGCGCCCCGGAGTGGACCGACCACAACGTCTCCGACCCCGGCGTCACGCTCGTCGAGACGGTCGCGCACATGGCCGACCAGATCGTCTACCGGCTCAACCGGGTCCCGGAGAAGAACCACCTCGCCTTCCTGGACCTGGTCGGCATCACCCTCTTCCCGCCCAGCGCGGCCCGTACGGACGTCACCTTCTGGCTGTCCGCGCCGCAGGAGGAGGCCGTCTCCGTGCCCGCCGGCACCGAGGTCGCCACCCCGCGCACGGAGAGCGAGGACGCGGTCGTCTTCGCCGTCGAACGGGACCTGCGCATCGTGCCCAGCGCGCTGCGCCACCTGGTCGTGCAGCACAGCGGCGAGACCGTCACCGACCACACGCACGATCTCGCCGAGGGCACCGACATCGGGTGCTTCGCCGAGTCGCCGCGCCCCGGCGACTGCATGCTGGTCGGGCTCACCGCCGCCGCGCCGCACTGCGCCGTCGTCCTCGAACTCGACAGCCGGGTCGACGGCGTCGGTGTCGACCCCCGCCAGCCGCCGCTGGTCTGGGAGGCCTGGTCCGAGGACGGCTGGCAGCCGTGCGAGGTCGACCGCGACGGCACCGGCGGACTCAACCGGCCCGGCGAGGTCGTCCTGCACGTCCCCGGCAGCCACGTGCTCTCGCGCACCGGCGGCCACGAGGCCGGCTGGCTGCGCTGCCGGGTCACCGAACCGCTGCCCGACCAGCCCTTCTACACCACCTCCCCCACCGTCCGCTCGGTGGAGGCCTGCACCATCGGCGGCACCACCGGCGCCGTCCACGCCGAGACCGTCCACGACGAGGCGCTCGGCGAGTCCACCGGCCTGCCGGGGCAGCGGCTGCGCCTCGCCCACGCCCCCGTCGTCGGCGACACCCCGCCGGTCCTCGTGCAGAGCGCCGAGCACGACGGCTGGGTCGACTGGGAGGTCGTCCCGCACTTCGCGGCCTCCCGCCCCGACGACCGGCACCTCACCCTCGACGCCACCACCGGGGAGATCGCCTTCGGCCCCTCGGTGCGCGAGGCCGACGGCAGCCTGCGCCAGTACGGCATGGTCGCCCCCAAGGGCGCCGTGCTGCGCGCCCGCCGCTACCGCATCGGCGGCGGGCGGGCCGGGAACGTCGCCCGGGGCGCGGTCCGGGTGCTGCGCACCTCCATCCCCTTCGTCAGCGAGGTCGTCAACCGCGAGGCCGCGCGGGGCGGCGTCGACGGCGAGACCGTCGAGGAGGCGAAGGTACGCGCCCCCATCACACTGCGCGCCCAGGAGCGCGCGGTGACCCTGCGGGACTACGAGGAACTCGCCCGGCGCGCCGCCCCGGAGACCGCCCGCATCACCTGCCTGGAGGGCGAGGAGAGCGACTACGGCTCCTACGCGATCCGGGTCCTCGTCGTCCCCCAGGCCGTGCCCGACCCGGGCGGGCGGCTGCGCTTCGAGCAACTCGTGCCCGGGGACGCGCTGTTGTCCCGCATCACCCGGCACCTCGACGAGCGCCGGCTGATCGGAACCCGGCTGGCCGTGGGGCCGCCGTTCTACCAGGGGGTGACGGTGGTGGCCACGGTGCACACGTTCCGCGGCGTCGACACGGACCGGGTGCGCCGGCAGGCGCACGACGCGCTCTACCGCCACCTCGACCCGCTGACCGGCGGCGCCGACGGCAAGGGCTGGCCGTTCGGCCGCCCGGTCCAGTCGGGGGAGATCTTCGCGGTACTGCAACGCGTCCCCGGCGTCGAACTGGTCGACGAGGTCACCCTCCACCCCGCGGACCCCCTCACGGGAAAGCGCGGCGACCCCACGGACCGCATCGACCTGAGCCGGCCGTCGCTGGTCTTCTCGTACGACCACCGCGTCCGAGTGATCGGCGACGCGTCATGA
- a CDS encoding NADase-type glycan-binding domain-containing protein, with protein MTTQNCAECGTRAEPGQSFCDGCGAVLSWTDRAGTDSAGATARPAGTARPARPALPTRPAPDARPAPAAGAAATDTRSGDPTWDAFSRADPADPLLTRRPESAEPSGAAAAAPGAPEYLDGPPIPGSPDGEDAGDSADTGGPGATGGTGSTGDVEDIYDTIPTPATPTPAAPAPAPDALSDRARSLLVPVDDPGPRTAPQPNVAPVLPGVPVADRPEVRAPGHAPGAQGGPPCPWCSTPNHPDRHYCVRCAMPLAGDGHTAPAHRPWWRRITDFQNREAPWAGDRPRLRRTFDRVLTWVVAALVLTGLVFACFQIPKGVQATRDHFAKRAPLSPDGVRASRSYPGHKPELVFDKLNNTWWGPGVVESGKGEWVEARFAQPTRLLDLLITSGVSTHADQLNQSALPHLVEARITTADGRTTTRTLNLDQAAGAQRRAFRARDVVAVRFTIESSYAFSSKKQVALAEIEFFGPSNASGS; from the coding sequence ATGACCACCCAGAACTGCGCCGAGTGCGGCACCCGCGCGGAACCGGGCCAGTCCTTCTGCGACGGCTGCGGTGCCGTACTGAGCTGGACCGACCGCGCCGGCACGGACAGCGCCGGCGCCACCGCACGCCCGGCCGGCACCGCCCGCCCGGCCCGCCCCGCGCTGCCGACCCGCCCCGCACCGGACGCCCGCCCCGCACCGGCGGCCGGCGCCGCGGCGACCGACACCCGCTCCGGCGACCCGACCTGGGACGCCTTCTCCCGGGCCGACCCCGCCGACCCGCTCCTGACCCGCAGGCCCGAGTCCGCCGAGCCCTCCGGGGCGGCCGCCGCGGCCCCCGGAGCCCCCGAGTACCTGGACGGGCCGCCCATCCCGGGCTCCCCGGACGGGGAGGACGCCGGGGACTCCGCGGACACCGGCGGTCCCGGGGCCACCGGCGGCACGGGCTCCACCGGGGACGTCGAGGACATCTACGACACCATCCCCACCCCGGCCACCCCCACCCCGGCAGCCCCGGCCCCCGCACCCGACGCCCTGTCCGACCGGGCCCGCTCGCTGCTGGTCCCCGTCGACGACCCCGGCCCCCGCACCGCCCCACAGCCGAACGTCGCCCCGGTGCTGCCCGGCGTCCCCGTGGCCGACCGCCCCGAGGTGCGCGCCCCCGGGCACGCCCCCGGCGCACAGGGCGGCCCGCCCTGCCCCTGGTGCTCCACGCCCAACCACCCGGACCGCCACTACTGCGTCCGCTGCGCCATGCCCCTGGCCGGCGACGGCCACACGGCCCCGGCCCACCGCCCGTGGTGGCGCCGGATCACGGACTTCCAGAACCGCGAGGCACCCTGGGCGGGCGACCGCCCGCGCCTGCGCCGCACCTTCGACCGGGTCCTGACCTGGGTGGTGGCCGCGCTCGTGCTGACCGGTCTGGTCTTCGCCTGCTTCCAGATCCCCAAGGGCGTCCAGGCCACCCGCGACCACTTCGCCAAGCGCGCCCCGCTCTCGCCGGACGGTGTCCGCGCCTCCCGTTCGTACCCGGGCCACAAGCCGGAGCTCGTCTTCGACAAGCTCAACAACACCTGGTGGGGCCCGGGCGTGGTGGAGTCCGGCAAGGGCGAGTGGGTGGAGGCGCGCTTCGCGCAGCCCACGCGGCTGCTGGACCTGCTCATCACCTCGGGCGTCTCCACCCACGCCGACCAGCTCAACCAGTCCGCCCTGCCGCACCTCGTCGAGGCCCGGATCACCACGGCCGACGGGCGCACGACCACCCGGACGCTCAACCTCGACCAGGCGGCCGGCGCCCAGCGCCGCGCCTTCCGCGCCCGGGACGTCGTCGCCGTCCGCTTCACCATCGAGTCGTCGTACGCGTTCTCCAGCAAGAAGCAGGTGGCGCTGGCCGAGATCGAGTTCTTCGGCCCGTCGAACGCGAGCGGCTCCTGA
- a CDS encoding helix-turn-helix domain-containing protein: MGEHAAGEQEDRDRPEVIGRRVQRLRTARGLTQRQLAEPAYTPAYISTLEAGRVRASDPALRHIAERLGVAFEELATGRPPHLATDLRLRLTDAQRALATGEASVAAERYAALLAEAEEHALPAERAAALLGLGECAMDTGDVTEAREFFERSERCLTDAGAPLPARVPAVRGRAVAHYLAGELRYACYLLETTLDELNRSGLHDPDALLLLYASAIGPYMDMGTHARAAQAAEFALALAPQVEDPALLARMHRSVARTLIAEGRIAEADTSLAKAAELYRQLQIRTELANCHWMRGYLYAQDGRLERAESELREALAMLSEKRAALYSSQVAVELADVLHRRERSEEASELLHGVLGGLSPERGAVHAAAAHRLLGIIAEDARDTDTAEEHYVRALSLLERAGAAGDLADLCRLLGDLLRRTNRVEAALDAYRTGLGHRTAPGTTTLGPAPAQPPL, translated from the coding sequence GTGGGAGAACACGCGGCGGGGGAGCAGGAGGACCGTGACCGGCCGGAGGTGATCGGCCGCCGGGTGCAGCGGCTGCGCACCGCGCGCGGGCTGACCCAGCGGCAGCTCGCGGAGCCCGCGTACACCCCCGCGTACATCTCCACCCTGGAGGCCGGCCGGGTGCGCGCCTCGGACCCGGCGCTGCGGCACATCGCGGAGCGGCTGGGCGTGGCCTTCGAGGAGCTGGCCACCGGACGCCCGCCCCACCTGGCCACCGATCTGCGGCTGCGGCTGACCGACGCGCAGCGGGCGCTGGCCACCGGGGAGGCGTCGGTGGCGGCCGAGCGGTACGCCGCGCTGCTCGCCGAGGCGGAGGAGCACGCGCTCCCCGCCGAGCGGGCCGCCGCACTGCTCGGGCTCGGCGAGTGCGCCATGGACACCGGTGACGTCACCGAGGCGCGCGAGTTCTTCGAGCGGTCCGAACGGTGTCTGACGGACGCGGGGGCGCCGTTGCCGGCCCGGGTCCCGGCGGTGCGCGGCCGGGCGGTCGCCCACTATCTGGCGGGTGAACTGCGGTATGCCTGCTATCTGTTGGAGACGACTCTCGACGAGCTGAACCGGTCCGGGCTGCACGATCCGGACGCGCTGCTGCTGCTGTACGCGAGCGCGATCGGGCCGTACATGGACATGGGCACGCACGCGCGGGCCGCGCAGGCCGCCGAGTTCGCGCTCGCGCTCGCCCCGCAGGTCGAGGACCCGGCGCTGCTCGCCCGGATGCACCGCTCGGTGGCCCGCACGCTGATCGCCGAGGGCCGTATCGCCGAGGCCGACACCTCGCTGGCCAAGGCCGCCGAGCTCTACCGTCAGCTCCAGATCCGCACGGAGCTGGCCAACTGCCACTGGATGCGCGGGTATCTGTACGCGCAGGACGGCAGGCTGGAGCGGGCGGAGAGCGAGCTGCGGGAGGCGCTCGCGATGCTGTCGGAGAAGCGGGCCGCGCTCTACAGCAGCCAGGTCGCGGTGGAACTGGCCGACGTCCTGCACCGGCGGGAGCGGTCCGAGGAGGCGTCGGAGCTGCTGCACGGCGTCCTCGGCGGCCTCTCCCCCGAGCGCGGCGCCGTGCACGCGGCCGCCGCGCACCGGCTGCTCGGCATCATCGCGGAGGACGCCCGCGACACCGACACCGCCGAGGAGCACTACGTGCGCGCACTCAGCCTGCTGGAACGCGCGGGCGCCGCCGGCGATCTGGCCGACCTGTGCCGCCTGCTGGGCGATCTGCTGCGCCGCACCAACCGTGTGGAGGCCGCCCTGGACGCCTATCGCACCGGCCTCGGCCACCGCACCGCCCCCGGCACCACCACCCTGGGCCCGGCCCCGGCCCAGCCCCCGCTGTAG
- a CDS encoding GPW/gp25 family protein has translation MAEQFVGSGWSFPLRIGPTGGIALVSGEKEIEESIRLILSTAPGERPMRPEFGCAIHDLVFAPVNEQTAGRIQHEVHLSLDRWEPRIEVQDVEVSVGAEESTLLIDVSYSIRGTNNPRSLVFPFYVIPSHEEPGAPAPSDGPGHLPESDL, from the coding sequence ATGGCCGAACAGTTCGTCGGCTCCGGCTGGTCGTTCCCGCTGCGCATCGGGCCGACCGGCGGCATCGCCCTGGTCAGCGGCGAGAAGGAGATCGAGGAGTCCATCCGGCTGATCCTCTCCACCGCGCCGGGCGAGCGGCCGATGCGCCCCGAGTTCGGCTGCGCCATCCACGACCTGGTCTTCGCCCCGGTCAACGAACAGACCGCCGGCCGCATCCAGCACGAGGTCCACCTCAGCCTGGACCGCTGGGAGCCCCGCATCGAGGTGCAGGACGTGGAGGTGTCGGTGGGTGCCGAGGAGAGCACCCTGCTGATCGACGTGAGCTATTCGATCCGCGGCACCAACAACCCGCGCAGCCTCGTCTTCCCGTTCTACGTCATCCCCTCCCACGAGGAGCCGGGCGCACCCGCGCCGTCCGACGGCCCCGGCCACCTCCCCGAAAGCGACCTCTGA
- a CDS encoding CIS tube protein, translating to MANGAGKSLVHATLAIHEPPIGDSPSPGALIKNFTLQFNPAQLTLSRQAEWKNTPAANTRDGSIPEFMGPVAREMTVEVFLDSSDKPGSNAVLKQVEALMDCCVVTARSKAADKPSPPWVIFQWGSFATARFISYVSSVEASYTLFGTSGVPVRATCQVSLHELPHATPGQNPTSGALTAQRVHRVVAGDTLQSLAWQEYGDASAWRDIAEANGIDDPARLANGTDLLLPATQEVHR from the coding sequence ATGGCCAACGGTGCCGGCAAGAGCCTCGTCCACGCCACCCTCGCCATCCACGAGCCGCCCATCGGCGACAGCCCCTCGCCGGGCGCGCTCATCAAGAACTTCACCCTCCAGTTCAACCCGGCGCAGCTGACCCTGTCCCGGCAGGCCGAGTGGAAGAACACCCCGGCCGCCAACACCCGGGACGGCTCGATCCCGGAGTTCATGGGCCCGGTGGCCCGGGAGATGACCGTGGAGGTCTTCCTGGACTCCTCCGACAAGCCCGGCAGCAACGCCGTGCTGAAGCAGGTCGAGGCGCTGATGGACTGCTGTGTGGTGACGGCCAGGAGCAAGGCCGCCGACAAGCCCTCGCCGCCCTGGGTGATCTTCCAGTGGGGCTCGTTCGCCACGGCCCGGTTCATCTCCTACGTCAGCTCCGTCGAGGCGTCGTACACGCTGTTCGGCACCTCCGGCGTCCCCGTCCGCGCCACCTGCCAGGTGTCGCTGCACGAACTGCCGCACGCCACCCCGGGGCAGAACCCGACCTCCGGCGCCCTCACCGCCCAGCGCGTGCACCGCGTCGTCGCCGGCGACACCCTCCAGTCGCTGGCCTGGCAGGAGTACGGCGACGCCTCCGCCTGGCGTGACATCGCCGAGGCCAACGGGATCGACGACCCCGCCCGGCTGGCCAACGGCACCGATCTGCTGCTGCCCGCCACGCAGGAGGTGCACCGCTGA
- a CDS encoding VgrG-related protein has translation MPPLTYSNIIKVKFNGMELRKTIAPLLVEGWVDQGVGVPAAFRLTFRDPNRTLLKRLGVTFGTDVVLTPVAGGKGAADPLLTGEVTALEADYDGTGSFTVIRGYDLGHRLLRRRRVAAYTNETASSIVRKLVGLNSVPVGRIESTKAQYEFISQSNVTDWDFLARLADENEMVMSLDARGNFNFVSPEPSSGAPSPETDGDKSPFVLQARHDILRLRTGVTAADQVAEVESRGWDVNLAKEIVATAPATTNPGFEIGATPGGAARFFRPTKLVQTATPYDKQAEVTHAAKALADDVSASFAEVEVTVRGNPRLRPGVPVALADTGAPFEGKYTVTSVRHGFGAGQHYESALTVSGRQWRSLYGLASGGTESAPRLPSVANAVVTDVTDPLGRGRVKLTFPWLDDTYVSDWTRSVQLGGRNGGGFFPLDVGDEVLVAFDRGALDHPFVLGGLYNGRNQETKNDVPLYHGARNQAARHTLSDRTGNRVDLLSAKLARKQGVRIQSGDDKLVINLDRTNTEISVDSKGTVSIRGSHSVSVEAGTSLSLSAGRSLSIKSGGPISIQGGSMINMRSAGQIAVNTGGALNMVAGGAATLTGGGATNITGGGTLQLNSASTRVVGASFSVLSPSFKVAMIPMLGAS, from the coding sequence ATGCCGCCGCTGACGTACTCCAACATCATCAAGGTCAAGTTCAACGGGATGGAGCTGCGCAAGACGATCGCCCCGCTGCTCGTGGAGGGCTGGGTCGACCAGGGCGTCGGCGTCCCCGCCGCGTTCCGCCTCACCTTCCGCGACCCCAACCGCACCCTGCTCAAGCGGCTCGGCGTCACCTTCGGCACCGACGTCGTCCTGACCCCCGTCGCGGGCGGCAAGGGCGCCGCCGATCCGCTGCTGACCGGCGAGGTGACCGCCCTGGAGGCCGACTACGACGGCACCGGCTCCTTCACCGTGATCCGCGGCTACGACCTCGGCCACCGGCTGCTGCGCCGGCGCCGCGTGGCCGCGTACACCAACGAGACGGCCTCCTCCATCGTCCGCAAACTGGTCGGCCTCAACAGCGTCCCGGTCGGCCGGATCGAGTCGACGAAGGCGCAGTACGAGTTCATCAGCCAGTCCAACGTCACCGACTGGGACTTCCTCGCCCGGCTCGCCGACGAGAACGAGATGGTGATGTCCCTGGACGCCAGGGGCAACTTCAACTTCGTCTCGCCCGAGCCGTCCTCCGGCGCGCCGTCCCCGGAGACCGACGGCGACAAGAGCCCGTTCGTCCTCCAGGCCCGGCACGACATCCTGCGGCTGCGCACCGGCGTCACCGCCGCCGACCAGGTCGCCGAGGTCGAGTCGCGGGGCTGGGACGTCAACCTGGCCAAGGAGATCGTCGCCACCGCCCCGGCCACCACCAACCCGGGCTTCGAGATCGGCGCCACCCCCGGCGGCGCGGCCCGCTTCTTCCGGCCGACCAAGCTGGTGCAGACCGCCACGCCCTACGACAAGCAGGCCGAGGTCACACACGCCGCGAAGGCGCTCGCCGACGACGTCTCCGCCTCCTTCGCGGAGGTGGAGGTCACCGTCCGCGGCAACCCCAGGCTGCGGCCGGGCGTCCCGGTGGCGCTCGCCGACACCGGCGCCCCCTTCGAGGGCAAGTACACCGTCACCTCCGTCCGGCACGGCTTCGGCGCCGGCCAGCACTACGAGTCGGCGCTCACCGTCAGCGGCCGCCAGTGGCGCTCGCTGTACGGGCTGGCCTCCGGCGGCACCGAGAGCGCGCCCCGGCTGCCCAGCGTCGCCAACGCCGTCGTCACCGACGTCACCGACCCGCTGGGGCGCGGCCGGGTCAAGCTCACGTTCCCGTGGTTGGACGACACCTACGTCAGCGACTGGACGCGCTCGGTGCAGCTCGGCGGCAGGAACGGCGGCGGGTTCTTCCCGCTCGACGTCGGCGACGAGGTGCTCGTCGCCTTCGACCGGGGCGCCCTGGACCACCCCTTCGTCCTCGGCGGTCTGTACAACGGCCGGAACCAGGAGACGAAGAACGACGTGCCGCTCTACCACGGCGCCCGCAACCAGGCCGCCCGGCACACCCTCTCCGACCGCACCGGCAACCGCGTCGACCTGCTCAGCGCCAAGCTGGCCCGCAAGCAGGGCGTCCGCATCCAGTCCGGCGACGACAAGCTCGTCATCAACCTGGACCGGACGAACACCGAGATCAGCGTCGACAGCAAGGGCACGGTCAGCATCAGGGGCAGCCACTCGGTGTCCGTCGAGGCCGGCACCAGCCTGTCGCTCAGCGCCGGGCGCTCCCTGAGCATCAAGAGCGGCGGCCCGATCAGCATCCAGGGCGGCAGCATGATCAACATGCGCAGCGCGGGCCAGATCGCCGTCAACACCGGAGGCGCCCTGAACATGGTGGCGGGCGGCGCCGCGACCCTGACCGGCGGCGGCGCCACCAACATCACCGGCGGCGGCACCCTGCAGCTCAACTCCGCCTCCACCAGGGTCGTCGGCGCGAGCTTCTCGGTCCTGTCACCCTCGTTCAAGGTCGCCATGATCCCGATGCTGGGTGCGTCATGA
- a CDS encoding phage tail protein produces the protein MSRTDPGSTIWFTLSIDGQSLGYWNGCEGLSSQVEVEQRPEGGNNGFVWQLPTRITFSHVRLTRPLTPDTTKVAKWISSVQTGIKRPTGTIVARRADGSEIARWGLLDVLPVSWQGPSFDAGSPAVATEVLEIAHHGFTD, from the coding sequence ATGTCCCGCACGGACCCCGGTTCCACCATCTGGTTCACCCTGTCCATCGACGGCCAGAGCCTCGGCTACTGGAACGGGTGCGAGGGGCTGTCGTCCCAGGTCGAGGTGGAGCAGCGCCCCGAGGGCGGCAACAACGGCTTCGTCTGGCAGTTGCCGACCCGCATCACCTTCTCCCACGTCCGGCTGACCCGTCCGCTCACCCCGGACACCACCAAGGTCGCCAAGTGGATCTCCTCCGTGCAGACCGGGATCAAGCGGCCCACCGGGACCATCGTGGCCCGGCGCGCGGACGGTTCCGAGATCGCCCGCTGGGGGCTGCTCGACGTCCTGCCGGTGAGCTGGCAGGGCCCGTCCTTCGACGCCGGCAGCCCGGCCGTCGCCACGGAGGTCCTGGAGATCGCCCACCACGGCTTCACGGACTGA